ATCAATATCCAGATTGGTGCAGAGTCGAAGTTTGCCGGCGTGGTCGACCTGGTCATCATGAAGGCCATCCTTTGGCACGACGAGACGATGGGTGCGGAATACTCGATCGAAGACATCCCTGCGGATCTGGTTGAGAAGGCCACCGAGGCCCGCCACTTCCTGATCGAGGCAGTCTCCGAGCACGACGACGAGCTGATGCACCTCTACCTCGAAGGCCAGGAGCCCACGGTCGAGCAGCTCAAGGCCGGTATCCGTAAGGCAACCATCGGAATGCACATCTTCCCGGTGCTCTGCGGCTCCTCGTTCAAGAACAAGGGCGTGCAGACGCTGCTCGATGCTGTGGTCGACTATCTGCCCAGCCCGATCGACATTCCTGCGATTGTTGGTTCCAATCCGGACAACATGGAAGAGAAGATCACCCGTAAGACCGATGACAACGAGCCCTTCGCAGCGCTTGGTTTCAAGATCATGACCGACCCGTTCGTCGGCCAGTTGATCTTTATTCGCGTCTACTCGGGCGCGTTGAAGACTGGCGACTCGGTTCTGAACCCGCGCACGGGCAAGACCGAGCGCATTGGCCGCCTGCTGAAGATGCACGCCAATAAGCGCGAAGAGATCACTGAGATTCTTGCGGGCGACATCTGCGCCGCTGTTGGTCTGAAGAACCTGATCACCGGCGACACGATCTGCACGGAGAAGGCCCCGGTTGTTCTGGAGTCGATCGACTTCCCGGCGCCGGTTATCGAGCTCGCGGTTGAGCCGAAGACCAAGGCCGATCAGGAGAAGATGGGCATGGCCCTGGCCAAGCTCGCGCAGGAAGATCCTACCTTCCGCGTGCATACCGATCCCGATTCGGGCCAGACCATCATCGCCGGTATGGGCGAGCTTCACCTCGAGATCATCGTCGATCGCATGATGCGCGAATACAAGGTCGAGGCCAATGTCGGTAAGCCGCAGGTGGCCTATCGCGAGACGATCCGCTCGAACGCAGAGGCCGAGGGCAAGTACATTCGCCAGACCGGCGGTTCGGGTAACTACGGTCATGCGAAGATCCGCATCTCGCCCAACGAACCGGGCAAGGGTTACGAGTTCTCGAACGACATCAAGGGCGGCGTGATTCCGAAGGAATACATCAAGCCGATCGACCAGGGCATTCAGGACGCGATGACTCGCGGCGTGCTTGCCGGCTACGAGATGGTCGACATCAAGGTCTCGCTGTACGACGGAAGCTACCACGATGTCGACTCGAACGAAATGGCGTTCAAGATCGCCGGTTCGATGGCCTTCAAGGAAGCGGCAAGGAAGGCGAAGCCCGTTCTGCTTGAGCCGGTGATGGATGTCGAAGTGACCGTCCCCGAGGAATACATGGGAACGATCATCGGCGACCTGAACTCGCGTCGCGGCCGTATTGAGGGCATGGAGATGGTCGGCGGAACCCAGGCGATCAAGGCGACGGTGCCGTTGTCGACGATGTTTGGCTATGCGACACACATGCGTTCGTCGACGCAGGGACGCGCGAATTATTCGATGCAGTTCAAGCAGTATGAAGAGGCGCCGAAGTCGGTCTCGGAAGAGATCATCGCCAAGGTGCAGGGCAAGGAATAGTTAGTCATCGGCTAACGCAGTTTTTTGAAGAAGTTCAAGGTATACGGAGAGAGCAATGGCGAAGGAAAAATTTGACCGGTCCAAGCCGCACGTGAACATCGGAACGATTGGTCACATTGACCACGGCAAGACGACGTTGACGGCGGCGATCACGAAGGTATTGTCGAA
This genomic interval from Acidobacteriota bacterium contains the following:
- the fusA gene encoding elongation factor G → MARTTPLNRCRNIGIMAHIDAGKTTTTERILFYTGITHRIGEVHEGTATMDWMEQEQERGITITSAATTCTWKNHRINIIDTPGHVDFTAEVERSLRVLDGAVACFDAVAGVQPQSETVWRQATKYKVPRICFINKMDKAGADAVYATSTIVDRLGARAVPINIQIGAESKFAGVVDLVIMKAILWHDETMGAEYSIEDIPADLVEKATEARHFLIEAVSEHDDELMHLYLEGQEPTVEQLKAGIRKATIGMHIFPVLCGSSFKNKGVQTLLDAVVDYLPSPIDIPAIVGSNPDNMEEKITRKTDDNEPFAALGFKIMTDPFVGQLIFIRVYSGALKTGDSVLNPRTGKTERIGRLLKMHANKREEITEILAGDICAAVGLKNLITGDTICTEKAPVVLESIDFPAPVIELAVEPKTKADQEKMGMALAKLAQEDPTFRVHTDPDSGQTIIAGMGELHLEIIVDRMMREYKVEANVGKPQVAYRETIRSNAEAEGKYIRQTGGSGNYGHAKIRISPNEPGKGYEFSNDIKGGVIPKEYIKPIDQGIQDAMTRGVLAGYEMVDIKVSLYDGSYHDVDSNEMAFKIAGSMAFKEAARKAKPVLLEPVMDVEVTVPEEYMGTIIGDLNSRRGRIEGMEMVGGTQAIKATVPLSTMFGYATHMRSSTQGRANYSMQFKQYEEAPKSVSEEIIAKVQGKE